Proteins encoded in a region of the Kryptolebias marmoratus isolate JLee-2015 linkage group LG14, ASM164957v2, whole genome shotgun sequence genome:
- the pus1 gene encoding tRNA pseudouridine synthase A, giving the protein MFIVRPLLSSVKSRQTLKKTSCLFKVLSTMSDDSTAGPLLKRPNEENHDEDSVERATKRVKIDEEHTEDSRKYPKKKVVLLLAYSGKGYYGMQRNHRNSQFKTIEDDLVTALIKSGCIPEDHGDEMKKMSFQRCARTDKSVSAAGQVVSLKLRLIEDIIDKINEHLPQQIRVLGLKRVTQSFNSKNKCDARTYSYMLPTAAFAPKDYDIENIASFRLEPETLQRVNCLFALYKGTHNFHNFTSQKTPKDPSARRYIMEMSCGEPFIRNNYEFAVITVRGQSFMMHQIRKMIGLVIAVIKGYATEKIMERSWEEEKADIPKAPGLGLVLERVHFDQYNKRFGGDGLHERLEWDHLEEAIKAFKEAHIYPTIVETECEEGSMVNWMATLPIHNFEATSSETQDNKNQKQDNEDEGSNSD; this is encoded by the exons ATGTTTATAGTCCGACCGCTGTTGAGTTCAGTGAAGTCCCGACAGACGCTAAAGAAAACCA GTTGCCTTTTTAAAGTCTTGTCCACTATGAGTGATGATTCGACAGCTGGTCCGCTGCTGAAAAGGCCAAATGAGGAGAATCATGATGAGGATTCTGTTGAGAGAGCTACCAAACGAGTAAAAATAGACGAAGAACACACTGAAGATAGCAGGAAATATCCTAAAAAGAAAGTGGTTCTGCTCCTGGCGTACTCTGGCAAGGGATACTACGGCATGCAG AGGAATCACAGAAACTCCCAGTTTAAGACCATTGAAGACGATCTGGTCACTGCTCTTATAAAGTCTGGCTGCATTCCTGAAGATCATGGAGACGAAATGAAGAAGATGTCTTTCCAAAGATGTGCCAGGACAGATAAA agtgtttctgctgctggtcAAGTGGTTTCTCTGAAGCTGCGGTTGATCGAGGACATAATAGATAAAATCAATGAACATTTGCCTCAACAGATCAGGGTGCTTG GACTCAAACGAGTGACCCAGAGTTTCAAttccaaaaacaaatgtgacgCTCGTACATACTCCTACATGCTTCCAACTGCGGCCTTTGCCCCAAAAGACTATGATATTGAGAATATAGCAAGCTTTCGGCTGGAGCCGGAGACACTTCAGAGGGTGAACTGTCTGTTTGCCCTCTACAAAGGCACTCATAACTTCCACAACTTCACCTCCCAGAAGACTCCAAAGGACCCAAGTGCACGCCGCTACATCATGGAGATGTCCTGTGGAGAGCCTTTTATCCGCAACAATTACGAGTTTGCAGTGATCACTGTGCGAGGCCAGAGCTTTATGATGCACCAAATTCGCAAGATGATCGGCCTGGTGATTGCGGTGATCAAGGGCTATGCAACAGAAAAGATAATGGAGCGGAgctgggaggaggagaaggcgGATATTCCCAAAGCTCCAGGACTCGGGCTGGTCCTCGAACGGGTTCACTTTGACCAGTACAACAAACGCTTCGGAGGGGACGGCCTGCACGAGCGGCTGGAATGGGACCACCTGGAGGAGGCAATCAAGGCCTTCAAAGAGGCTCACATTTACCCCACCATCGTTGAGACGGAGTGTGAGGAGGGCTCTATGGTCAACTGGATGGCCACGCTTCCCATCCATAACTTTGAAGCGACATCTAGCGAAACACAAGATAATAAGAATCAAAAACAG GACAACGAAGATGAAGGGAGCAACTCTGATTAG